A region from the Citrobacter koseri ATCC BAA-895 genome encodes:
- a CDS encoding multidrug/biocide efflux PACE transporter, translating into MQHDLVQRRSLLERIFHAVCFEGIATAILAPTTAWLMQRSVLEMGGLTILLATTAMIWNIIYNALFDRFWPSHVVTRTAKVRALHALGFESGFIVIGVSIVAWALNVSLLQAFTLEIGFFLFFLPYTMFYNWAYDTLRLRVVRRRQQRVTA; encoded by the coding sequence ATGCAACATGATTTAGTCCAACGCCGTTCGCTACTCGAACGCATTTTCCATGCGGTCTGCTTCGAAGGCATTGCCACCGCCATTCTGGCCCCGACTACCGCCTGGCTGATGCAGCGCTCAGTGCTGGAAATGGGAGGCTTAACCATTCTGCTGGCAACCACGGCGATGATCTGGAATATCATCTATAACGCGCTGTTTGACCGCTTCTGGCCGTCACACGTAGTGACGCGCACCGCTAAAGTTCGCGCACTGCACGCGCTGGGATTTGAAAGCGGCTTTATCGTTATTGGTGTAAGTATTGTCGCCTGGGCGCTGAACGTCAGCCTGTTGCAGGCCTTCACGCTGGAAATCGGTTTCTTCCTTTTCTTCCTGCCATACACCATGTTCTACAACTGGGCCTATGACACGTTGCGTCTTCGCGTAGTAAGACGCCGCCAGCAGCGCGTTACTGCCTGA
- a CDS encoding amino acid permease, whose amino-acid sequence MSKIWSKEETLWSFALYGTAVGAGTLFLPIQLGSAGAIVLFITALVAWPLTYWPHKALCQFILSSKTSAGEGITGAVTHYYGKKIGSLITSLYFIAFFVVVLIYAVAITNSLTEQLAKQMTIDLRVRVLVSLGVVLILNLIFLMGRHATIRVMGFLVFPLIAYFLFLSLYLTGSWQPALLTSQMSFDRHTLHQVWISIPVMVFAFSHTPIISTFAIDRRERYGEQAMGKCKKIMKVAYLIICLSVLFFVFSCLLSIPPSYIEAAKHEGVTILSALSMMPAAPAWLSISGIIVAVIAMSKSFLGTYFGVIEGATEIVRTALLQTGVKKSRAFNRALSIMLVSLITFVVCCINPNAISMIYAISGPLIAMILFIMPTLSTYLIPALKPYRSLGNLLTLIVGLLCVSVMFFG is encoded by the coding sequence ATGTCGAAAATTTGGTCAAAAGAAGAAACTCTCTGGAGTTTTGCACTATATGGGACTGCGGTCGGCGCAGGCACCCTTTTCCTCCCCATTCAGTTGGGTTCCGCGGGGGCCATCGTGCTGTTTATTACCGCACTGGTTGCCTGGCCTCTGACTTACTGGCCTCATAAAGCGCTGTGCCAGTTTATCCTCTCTTCGAAAACCTCCGCTGGCGAAGGGATCACCGGTGCGGTAACGCATTACTACGGCAAGAAGATCGGCAGTCTCATCACCTCGCTATACTTTATTGCGTTTTTCGTGGTGGTCCTGATTTACGCCGTGGCGATAACCAATTCTCTGACGGAACAGCTGGCAAAGCAGATGACGATAGACCTGCGGGTGCGTGTTCTGGTCAGTCTGGGCGTCGTATTGATTCTGAATCTGATTTTCCTGATGGGACGACATGCGACTATCCGCGTGATGGGCTTTTTAGTGTTTCCGCTTATCGCCTATTTCTTATTTCTGTCGCTTTATTTGACCGGAAGCTGGCAGCCCGCGTTATTGACCAGCCAGATGTCTTTCGATCGGCACACACTTCATCAGGTATGGATATCCATTCCGGTGATGGTTTTCGCTTTTAGCCATACGCCCATTATCTCCACGTTTGCTATCGACAGACGTGAAAGATACGGCGAGCAGGCCATGGGTAAATGCAAAAAAATCATGAAGGTGGCTTATCTGATCATTTGCCTGAGCGTGCTGTTTTTCGTTTTCAGCTGTCTGCTCTCCATTCCGCCATCCTATATTGAAGCCGCGAAACATGAAGGCGTGACCATCCTGTCAGCGCTGTCTATGATGCCAGCCGCACCGGCATGGCTCTCCATTTCAGGGATTATTGTCGCCGTTATCGCGATGTCAAAATCGTTTCTGGGCACCTATTTTGGAGTGATTGAAGGGGCAACAGAGATAGTACGAACGGCGTTACTTCAGACTGGCGTGAAGAAAAGCCGGGCATTTAATCGCGCCCTGTCTATCATGCTGGTCTCGCTGATTACCTTTGTCGTTTGCTGCATTAATCCCAACGCCATTTCGATGATTTATGCGATCAGCGGCCCGCTTATCGCCATGATTTTGTTTATCATGCCGACGCTGTCGACCTATCTGATCCCCGCGCTCAAACCATACCGCTCTCTGGGAAATCTGCTTACCCTGATTGTGGGTCTGCTTTGCGTGTCCGTGATGTTTTTTGGCTAA
- a CDS encoding winged helix-turn-helix domain-containing protein translates to MQKTVTLQSPASLILLYLIQHNNTVVSQNQLITAGWGEKNHVTSANTFYQTILILRNALSDIGLPRDLIKTIARRGMMISANIQTDEITAKASAIEAPAQIVEPQMEPKGDTPIKKRHLSRPAALCGLALLVVMISIAASLFYMSPESLLSSYEVLDSETFSSCTVLQKGNDVLEKNYIRFMHKHREICDNNNYVFLSGMSSAKNITAIICPEDARENPSVKCITYYSINDEN, encoded by the coding sequence ATGCAGAAGACCGTAACGTTACAAAGTCCTGCAAGCCTTATCCTTTTATATCTTATTCAGCATAACAACACGGTGGTTTCTCAAAACCAGCTGATTACAGCGGGTTGGGGAGAGAAGAATCATGTTACCTCGGCGAATACTTTTTATCAGACGATTCTCATTCTAAGAAATGCGTTAAGTGATATTGGGTTACCGCGCGATCTTATAAAAACCATTGCCCGTCGCGGTATGATGATTTCAGCGAATATTCAGACGGATGAGATAACCGCAAAAGCATCAGCGATCGAAGCGCCGGCGCAGATTGTTGAACCCCAAATGGAGCCGAAGGGAGACACGCCAATAAAAAAGCGCCATCTCTCGCGGCCTGCGGCGCTTTGCGGACTGGCGCTTCTGGTGGTGATGATAAGCATTGCCGCCAGCCTGTTTTATATGTCTCCAGAGTCTCTGCTGTCGTCTTATGAGGTTCTGGATTCCGAGACTTTTTCATCCTGTACCGTCCTGCAAAAAGGGAATGATGTGCTGGAGAAAAATTATATTCGCTTTATGCACAAACATCGCGAGATTTGCGATAACAATAACTATGTGTTTCTCTCAGGAATGAGCAGCGCAAAAAATATCACGGCGATTATATGCCCGGAGGATGCCAGAGAAAATCCGTCCGTAAAGTGTATAACCTACTATTCGATAAATGATGAAAATTAA
- a CDS encoding helix-turn-helix transcriptional regulator: MELDVKLKNLTCSSCSLHCKIMPEKSPRLQYCANACFCMWPEESIYFNRGVIEGILNNNHNARLNGYIFVDFSISFLRLFLDKQWIDYLASTRMGIVLVSDRNMQSLANYWRKHHPAVSVVIYHDDGLAVANEKIRQVFIGRHLSFTKGNTLTQTEFIIMGNMVAGKNPHQIAELLSMDIRSVYAYKQRIEKRMGGKINTLFIHSHPLSNEKAAFPMITKECKGSLIHLQRRR, from the coding sequence ATGGAGCTGGATGTTAAATTAAAAAACCTTACGTGCAGTAGTTGTTCTTTACATTGTAAAATAATGCCAGAAAAATCACCTCGTTTACAATATTGTGCTAACGCATGTTTTTGTATGTGGCCGGAAGAAAGTATCTACTTTAACAGAGGTGTTATTGAGGGAATTTTAAATAATAATCATAATGCCCGATTAAATGGTTATATTTTTGTCGATTTTTCTATCAGCTTTTTGCGGCTGTTTCTCGACAAACAGTGGATTGATTATCTCGCCAGTACGCGTATGGGTATTGTACTGGTGAGCGATCGGAACATGCAGTCGTTAGCCAACTACTGGCGTAAACATCATCCGGCGGTTTCTGTCGTCATTTATCACGATGATGGACTGGCGGTTGCAAATGAAAAAATCAGACAAGTATTTATTGGGCGACATCTGTCTTTTACAAAAGGGAATACCCTGACCCAGACGGAGTTCATCATTATGGGTAACATGGTTGCAGGGAAAAATCCGCATCAAATCGCCGAGTTACTGAGTATGGATATCCGCAGCGTCTATGCTTATAAACAGAGGATCGAGAAAAGAATGGGCGGGAAGATAAACACGCTGTTTATTCATTCGCATCCACTCTCCAATGAAAAAGCCGCATTCCCAATGATCACAAAGGAATGCAAAGGCTCGCTTATTCATCTGCAAAGACGGCGTTAG
- the rcnR gene encoding Ni(II)/Co(II)-binding transcriptional repressor RcnR: MSHTIRDKQKLKARASKIQGQVVALKKMLDEPHECAAVLQQIAAIRGAVNGLMREVIKGHLTEHIVHQSDEVKREDDLEVILKVLDSYIK; the protein is encoded by the coding sequence ATGTCACATACGATCCGGGATAAACAAAAACTTAAAGCTCGCGCCAGTAAAATCCAGGGGCAGGTTGTCGCACTGAAAAAAATGCTGGATGAGCCTCACGAGTGTGCCGCGGTATTGCAGCAAATCGCGGCGATACGCGGCGCGGTGAACGGATTAATGCGTGAGGTGATCAAAGGGCATCTGACCGAACACATTGTTCATCAGAGCGATGAAGTGAAGCGCGAAGACGATCTGGAGGTGATCCTGAAGGTGCTGGATTCCTATATAAAATAG
- a CDS encoding nickel/cobalt efflux protein RcnA: MGEFSTLLQQGNAWFFIPSAILLGVLHGLEPGHSKTMMAAFIIAIKGTIKQAVMLGLAATLSHTAVVWLIALGGMYVSRAFTAESVEPWLQLVSAIIILSTAFWMFWRTWKGERDGLANRLPAHTHHHHDHEHHHHDHDHDHHHDHQHVHISLKGLTDGSHAWQDAHERAHATDIQRRFHDREVTNGQILLFGLTGGLIPCPAAITVLLICIQLKAFTLGATMVLCFSIGLALTLVAVGVGAAISVQQAAKRWSGFNTLARKAPYFSSILIGLVGLYMGMHGYLGIIR, translated from the coding sequence ATGGGCGAATTTTCAACATTACTTCAGCAAGGAAACGCCTGGTTCTTCATTCCCAGCGCCATTCTGTTGGGCGTATTACATGGGCTGGAACCCGGGCACTCCAAAACGATGATGGCGGCGTTTATCATCGCCATCAAAGGGACGATTAAGCAGGCTGTGATGCTGGGGCTGGCAGCCACGCTTTCACATACCGCCGTTGTGTGGCTTATCGCCCTGGGCGGCATGTACGTCAGCAGAGCGTTTACCGCAGAATCCGTGGAACCCTGGCTACAGCTGGTCTCCGCCATCATTATTCTGAGCACGGCGTTCTGGATGTTCTGGCGTACCTGGAAAGGGGAGCGGGACGGGTTGGCTAACAGGCTTCCTGCCCACACTCACCACCATCACGACCATGAGCACCACCATCACGACCACGACCACGACCATCACCACGACCACCAGCATGTTCATATTTCCCTGAAGGGGCTAACGGACGGATCGCACGCCTGGCAGGATGCCCATGAACGGGCGCATGCAACCGATATTCAGCGCCGCTTTCACGACCGGGAAGTGACAAACGGACAGATTTTACTGTTTGGCCTGACGGGCGGCCTGATCCCTTGCCCGGCAGCCATCACCGTATTGCTGATCTGCATCCAGCTTAAAGCCTTCACGCTGGGAGCCACGATGGTACTGTGCTTCAGCATTGGTCTGGCGTTAACGCTGGTAGCCGTTGGCGTGGGCGCAGCCATCAGCGTGCAACAGGCCGCAAAACGCTGGAGCGGATTTAATACCCTGGCGAGAAAAGCCCCCTATTTCTCCAGCATACTGATCGGTCTGGTGGGGCTTTATATGGGAATGCATGGTTATCTGGGCATTATCCGCTAA
- a CDS encoding fimbrial protein: MKLNRALIPALVISAIYSAGALASDNTITFMGEVSDETCSVSVNGSEASPVVLLPTVTVNTLNTNQVAGQTTFDIGVSGCTGSASGINISTVFVGNNISATTGNLASNGSASDVEIQILDTSDTEIDFRNAFNGGGDLALAANETSATATYKAQYYSGGAATTGTVQASMQYAVSYQ, translated from the coding sequence ATGAAACTGAATCGTGCCCTAATTCCGGCGCTGGTGATCTCCGCGATCTATTCTGCGGGCGCGCTGGCTTCTGATAATACCATTACATTTATGGGAGAAGTTTCTGATGAAACCTGTTCCGTATCGGTAAATGGTTCTGAGGCCTCACCTGTCGTCTTACTGCCTACCGTCACGGTAAACACCTTGAACACCAATCAGGTTGCAGGACAAACGACCTTCGACATCGGCGTCAGCGGATGCACCGGCTCAGCCTCCGGGATCAATATTTCAACCGTCTTCGTCGGAAATAACATCAGCGCCACGACCGGAAACCTGGCCAGCAATGGCTCGGCGAGCGATGTTGAAATTCAGATCCTCGACACCAGCGATACAGAGATCGATTTTCGCAACGCGTTTAATGGCGGCGGAGATTTAGCGCTGGCGGCAAATGAGACATCAGCCACGGCAACCTACAAGGCCCAATATTACTCAGGGGGCGCAGCAACCACCGGTACGGTGCAGGCCTCCATGCAATACGCGGTTTCTTACCAGTAA
- a CDS encoding fimbria/pilus periplasmic chaperone, with the protein MNPIRDALYSLAGFLFIFFTLWSEHVAASITMTGTRIIYNGSANSVDVHLKNKDSFPYVVSTWFDNGNMADGPEKSAQLPFIATPPVFRIQPGEGQIIRIVFTAAQSLPQDRESLFYFNFMQVPPANVGQRSQDQGNQNSLLIMLRNRVKLFYRPAELNGNPQKMLANLQVTRTGQNGITIKNNQPYYITIAGLQLINVSETRAQKAGMIAPFSSERYVFTDARSAANQRVRITLINDQGARISEDFPL; encoded by the coding sequence ATGAACCCCATTCGCGACGCCCTGTATTCTCTCGCGGGGTTTCTGTTTATCTTTTTTACACTCTGGAGTGAACACGTCGCCGCCAGTATTACCATGACCGGGACGCGAATTATTTATAATGGTTCAGCCAACTCTGTCGATGTTCATTTAAAGAATAAAGATTCCTTCCCTTACGTGGTCTCAACCTGGTTCGATAACGGCAATATGGCAGACGGGCCGGAGAAATCAGCTCAACTTCCCTTTATCGCCACGCCGCCGGTATTTCGTATTCAACCCGGCGAAGGGCAAATTATTCGGATTGTTTTTACGGCGGCCCAGTCCCTGCCACAAGACAGGGAATCTCTGTTCTATTTTAATTTTATGCAGGTTCCGCCCGCGAATGTGGGCCAACGTAGCCAGGATCAGGGCAATCAAAACAGCCTGCTGATCATGCTACGCAACCGGGTGAAGTTATTTTATCGTCCGGCTGAATTAAACGGTAATCCACAAAAAATGCTGGCGAACCTTCAGGTCACGCGAACGGGTCAAAACGGCATCACCATTAAAAATAATCAGCCTTATTACATCACCATTGCCGGGCTACAGTTGATCAATGTCTCAGAAACCCGCGCCCAAAAAGCAGGCATGATTGCCCCTTTCAGCAGTGAGCGTTATGTCTTTACCGACGCCCGATCGGCTGCAAATCAGCGTGTTCGCATCACGTTGATTAACGATCAGGGAGCCAGAATCAGTGAAGATTTTCCTCTTTAA
- a CDS encoding fimbrial outer membrane usher protein, giving the protein MVCVTAFSAATRADYYFDPALLQGSAYGHGLDLQRFNHTQDSVPAGEYVLDVYLNNQLIRQQEKIELIASATPDNAVEPCLPFEVVRASAIRTRSSAASSTPHCLRISETGQKISWQVDMAKLRLNMTIPQAGLYHAPRGYIPVSEWDAGETALFLRHNTNFYHTENTDSHLRYDYLWSNINGGFNIGLWQFRHQGNLRYADDNQTGSHYKYNAVATAIQRPLPQFESVIAFGDNYTNSSLFGSLSFNGIKLNTDQRMWPQGKRGYAPEVRGVATTTARVVVRQQGKVIYETTVAPGAFVINDLYNTRGQGDLAVDVIEANGQISSFTVPYSAVPDSVRPGNWNYELAMGYVRHYYSVENKFVEAVLQRGMSNTLTANLGSRLADDYQAFLLGGVMATSVGAFGLNTVYSNARVENDDNEQGWRIEASYSKTFTTGTNLVLAAYRYSTSGYRDLQDVLGVRRQQKNSVAYYSDTLHQRNNFSATLSQPMGDWGMVSFTGSTSDYYSDASRITQLQFGYSNSWRNITFNLSAARQRSSYASRYDTSVNDQDFDRENQRKYTENTLSLGISIPFDVGASRTQLNLDMNRSRDVRTATVGISGATGENSATSWAVYSGLERDKHDGSSATWGGNVEQRTAVGAFRGFASRGSDYQQYGLGMSGTLVAHRGGITAGPYTSDTFALIEAPGARGAAVRNGQGATVDYFGYALLPSMTPYRYNTVSLDSGNMNAEVELQSGSKRIVPYAGAISRVKFMTTSGKAALINTTLPDGDQPPMGADVTDGHGESVGMVGQGGQIYARLAEQSGVLFVQWGQKSTQRCQVWYQLPAKTHTPLYQLTLPCRQE; this is encoded by the coding sequence ATGGTATGCGTTACGGCATTTTCCGCTGCGACCAGGGCCGATTACTATTTTGATCCCGCGCTGCTCCAGGGGTCCGCATACGGTCATGGTCTGGATCTCCAGCGCTTTAATCATACCCAAGACAGCGTGCCTGCGGGTGAATACGTGCTGGATGTTTATCTTAATAACCAGTTGATTCGCCAGCAGGAAAAGATTGAACTTATCGCATCCGCCACGCCGGATAACGCCGTCGAACCTTGTCTGCCGTTTGAGGTGGTTCGAGCCAGCGCGATTCGCACCCGCTCCTCTGCGGCGTCTTCAACGCCGCACTGTCTGCGCATCAGCGAGACCGGGCAAAAAATCAGTTGGCAAGTGGATATGGCGAAGCTGCGCCTGAATATGACGATTCCTCAGGCCGGGCTTTACCACGCTCCCCGGGGGTATATTCCCGTTTCCGAATGGGACGCCGGAGAGACCGCGCTGTTTTTGCGCCACAATACCAATTTTTATCATACGGAAAATACAGACTCACACCTGCGCTACGACTACCTGTGGAGCAATATCAATGGCGGTTTCAACATCGGGCTGTGGCAATTTCGCCATCAGGGGAACCTCCGCTATGCCGATGACAACCAGACGGGTAGCCACTACAAATACAATGCGGTAGCGACTGCGATTCAGCGCCCTCTTCCTCAGTTTGAGAGCGTGATAGCGTTTGGGGACAATTACACCAACAGCAGCCTGTTCGGCAGCCTCTCATTCAACGGCATAAAACTGAACACCGATCAACGGATGTGGCCGCAGGGCAAACGCGGTTACGCGCCGGAAGTGCGCGGCGTGGCGACCACAACCGCCCGCGTGGTGGTACGCCAGCAGGGTAAAGTGATTTACGAAACCACCGTCGCGCCCGGCGCTTTTGTTATTAACGATCTCTACAATACCCGTGGTCAGGGCGATCTGGCCGTCGATGTCATCGAAGCGAACGGGCAAATCTCAAGTTTTACCGTTCCCTACTCGGCGGTTCCTGATTCCGTTCGACCGGGAAACTGGAACTATGAGCTGGCAATGGGCTACGTTCGCCACTACTACAGCGTGGAGAATAAATTTGTCGAAGCCGTTTTGCAGCGCGGGATGAGCAACACGCTAACCGCCAATTTGGGTTCACGGCTGGCCGATGATTATCAGGCGTTTCTGCTGGGCGGGGTGATGGCAACATCCGTCGGGGCATTCGGCCTCAATACCGTTTACTCAAACGCCAGAGTCGAAAACGACGATAACGAGCAGGGCTGGCGCATTGAGGCCAGCTACAGCAAAACGTTTACCACCGGCACAAATCTGGTGCTGGCGGCCTACCGTTACTCCACCAGCGGTTATCGTGATTTGCAGGATGTGCTGGGCGTGCGCCGTCAGCAGAAAAACAGCGTGGCGTATTATTCGGATACGCTGCACCAGCGTAATAACTTTTCCGCCACGCTCAGCCAGCCGATGGGCGACTGGGGCATGGTTAGCTTCACCGGCAGTACGTCAGATTACTACAGCGACGCGTCGCGCATCACCCAACTCCAGTTTGGCTACAGCAACAGCTGGCGCAACATCACCTTTAATCTTAGCGCCGCCAGACAGCGCAGCAGTTATGCCAGCCGCTACGACACCAGCGTAAACGACCAGGATTTTGACCGCGAAAACCAGCGTAAATACACCGAAAACACGCTTTCACTGGGGATCTCCATCCCCTTCGATGTTGGCGCCAGCCGCACGCAGCTAAATCTGGATATGAATCGCAGCCGCGACGTTCGCACCGCCACGGTGGGGATAAGCGGCGCCACGGGCGAGAACAGCGCCACATCCTGGGCCGTTTATAGCGGCCTGGAGCGAGATAAGCACGACGGCAGCAGCGCAACCTGGGGCGGCAACGTGGAGCAACGAACCGCCGTCGGCGCGTTTCGCGGCTTTGCCTCCCGCGGCAGCGATTACCAGCAATATGGTCTGGGGATGTCCGGCACGCTGGTTGCGCACCGCGGCGGGATCACCGCTGGCCCCTACACCAGCGATACATTTGCGCTTATCGAAGCGCCAGGCGCACGCGGCGCGGCGGTACGTAACGGGCAAGGCGCAACGGTCGATTATTTCGGCTATGCCCTGCTCCCTTCCATGACCCCCTATCGCTATAACACCGTAAGCCTGGACAGCGGAAACATGAATGCCGAAGTAGAGCTACAGAGCGGCAGCAAGCGCATCGTGCCCTACGCCGGCGCGATTTCCCGCGTGAAATTCATGACCACCAGCGGTAAAGCGGCACTCATCAACACAACGCTTCCCGATGGCGACCAGCCGCCGATGGGCGCTGACGTGACGGACGGCCACGGCGAATCCGTGGGAATGGTCGGCCAGGGCGGGCAAATTTACGCCCGACTGGCGGAACAATCCGGCGTGCTGTTCGTACAGTGGGGGCAAAAATCCACGCAGCGATGCCAGGTCTGGTATCAACTACCGGCTAAAACGCATACGCCGCTGTACCAGCTCACACTACCTTGTCGTCAGGAATAA
- the stbD gene encoding fimbrial usher protein StbD, translating into MKIRQLFYGLLFSGMVAHPALSACIKVTSASPLSQAAKDAGYVGASWGGVGDGDVKGKLGLPGVITLSNGTGFQSEGTLLGSAAASFVPNGRTQGVTTNQIMFRCTVSEIGQVYEYYATNGDDYWGGMVDVPGIDGAYYTYVKNVAVRLTNLKTGEYYSRYWKARAIPESEMFNDGTYIYIPASAFSDVFVELFRVDDSARGVDGSNRYTYPYAGPAGYIAFHGGGMSSGLFEGADSRTNYSGWGAAQWPGGWTLTSQTVFVRGAACRVNDYPAIVRLPPASVGELISGGSSQAPFSISVECETGALSGTTASTSLRAYVAMGFLVSNPTAANAASQLGLKTGSGAYTWLLDNHYGVNGVASGVGIRLYSDKQNGNALNLLPNRIATATGNAGGWYGYQDLTTQTASGSTSLYSGDFTASLEAIPGENVTAGTVYAQLQVVVSFQ; encoded by the coding sequence ATGAAAATCAGACAGCTCTTTTACGGCCTGTTATTCAGCGGCATGGTTGCGCATCCCGCCTTGTCCGCCTGCATCAAGGTCACGTCAGCCAGCCCCCTTTCTCAGGCGGCGAAAGACGCAGGCTATGTGGGCGCCAGTTGGGGCGGCGTGGGGGATGGCGATGTAAAAGGGAAACTGGGCTTGCCCGGCGTCATTACCTTAAGCAACGGGACGGGATTTCAGAGCGAAGGCACGTTGCTGGGCAGCGCCGCTGCCAGTTTCGTCCCCAATGGACGAACGCAGGGCGTCACGACCAATCAGATTATGTTTCGCTGTACCGTTTCCGAAATCGGCCAGGTATATGAATACTACGCCACCAACGGCGACGATTACTGGGGAGGCATGGTCGACGTACCGGGAATCGACGGCGCTTACTACACCTACGTTAAAAACGTGGCGGTCAGGCTGACCAATCTAAAAACCGGAGAATATTACTCCCGTTACTGGAAAGCGCGCGCAATCCCGGAAAGTGAAATGTTCAATGACGGCACCTATATCTACATCCCAGCCAGCGCCTTTAGCGACGTATTTGTTGAACTGTTTCGGGTTGATGACAGCGCCAGAGGCGTTGATGGTTCCAACCGTTATACCTATCCCTACGCGGGACCGGCAGGCTATATTGCTTTCCACGGCGGCGGCATGAGTTCAGGGCTTTTCGAGGGCGCTGACAGCCGAACCAACTATAGCGGCTGGGGCGCGGCGCAGTGGCCCGGCGGCTGGACGTTAACCAGCCAGACCGTGTTCGTGCGCGGCGCCGCCTGCCGGGTCAACGACTATCCCGCCATTGTCAGGTTACCGCCAGCCAGCGTTGGCGAACTCATCAGCGGCGGCAGCAGTCAGGCTCCTTTTAGCATTAGCGTTGAATGCGAAACCGGGGCGTTGTCCGGCACGACGGCGTCCACCAGCTTAAGAGCATATGTGGCGATGGGATTCCTGGTCAGCAACCCCACCGCAGCCAATGCGGCCTCTCAGTTGGGCCTCAAGACCGGTTCCGGCGCCTATACATGGCTACTCGACAATCATTATGGCGTAAACGGCGTTGCATCAGGCGTTGGCATTCGCCTCTACAGCGACAAGCAAAATGGCAATGCGCTGAATCTTCTGCCCAACCGAATAGCCACAGCCACGGGCAACGCGGGCGGCTGGTACGGCTATCAGGATCTGACCACGCAAACCGCCAGCGGCTCAACCAGCCTCTACAGCGGCGACTTTACCGCCTCTCTGGAAGCGATTCCGGGGGAAAACGTAACAGCAGGAACGGTCTATGCACAGCTCCAGGTGGTGGTCAGTTTTCAGTAA
- a CDS encoding fimbria/pilus periplasmic chaperone, translating into MHSSRWWSVFSNWPTYTLLIVWTGWTAPPARAVVNTEVTRVIFNAGESHYSLALANSAQHPALVQIWTDEGDPLSQPAETITPIVAIPPVFKMQPTEIRTVKLQLAEKPELARERESLYWLNIYQIPPMTDQDAKTRQKLVLPLRIRMKVFIRPQGVGPLREQDGERLTFTFQPQEAQLYVNNPTPWYITLAALACDNTSATPLMIAPLSSQPLALSGKVGHCRTVRYELINDHGNRWVYEKPIINSGAPENTVGRNPRR; encoded by the coding sequence ATGCACAGCTCCAGGTGGTGGTCAGTTTTCAGTAACTGGCCCACATACACGCTTCTTATCGTCTGGACAGGATGGACGGCGCCCCCCGCACGGGCCGTGGTCAATACGGAAGTGACTCGCGTTATTTTTAACGCCGGAGAGAGCCATTATTCGCTGGCGCTGGCAAATTCAGCGCAGCACCCTGCCCTGGTTCAAATCTGGACGGATGAAGGCGATCCGCTGAGTCAGCCTGCTGAGACCATCACGCCCATCGTCGCGATACCGCCCGTATTCAAAATGCAGCCGACGGAAATTCGGACGGTAAAGTTACAGCTCGCAGAGAAGCCTGAGTTAGCGCGCGAGCGGGAGTCGCTTTACTGGCTGAATATCTACCAGATCCCGCCGATGACCGATCAGGATGCGAAAACGCGGCAAAAACTCGTGCTGCCGCTGCGCATCCGCATGAAAGTGTTTATTCGTCCACAGGGCGTTGGGCCATTGAGAGAGCAGGATGGCGAACGGCTGACCTTCACATTCCAGCCGCAGGAGGCGCAGCTTTATGTTAATAACCCGACGCCGTGGTACATCACGCTGGCAGCGCTGGCGTGCGACAACACCAGCGCAACGCCGCTGATGATCGCTCCGCTGTCTTCACAACCGCTAGCGTTATCCGGGAAAGTGGGACATTGTCGTACCGTCAGGTACGAGCTTATCAACGACCACGGTAATCGCTGGGTTTATGAGAAACCGATAATAAACAGCGGAGCGCCGGAAAATACCGTGGGCAGAAACCCACGGCGATGA
- a CDS encoding GNAT family N-acetyltransferase, which yields MEILEGHNKFYVNDAAGNQVAEIVFVPTGEHLSIIEHTDVDPSLKGQGVGKQLVAKVVEKMRQENRKVIPLCPFAKYEFDKTREYDDIRA from the coding sequence ATGGAGATACTCGAAGGCCACAACAAATTTTATGTGAATGATGCTGCGGGTAATCAGGTCGCCGAAATCGTATTTGTACCGACGGGCGAACATCTGAGCATTATTGAGCATACGGATGTCGATCCCAGTCTGAAGGGGCAGGGCGTCGGTAAACAGCTTGTCGCGAAGGTGGTTGAAAAGATGCGCCAGGAGAACCGCAAGGTTATTCCGCTTTGCCCTTTCGCCAAATATGAGTTCGATAAAACGCGCGAGTATGACGATATCCGCGCCTGA